Proteins from a genomic interval of Symmachiella macrocystis:
- the cyaB gene encoding class IV adenylate cyclase, whose translation MSYEVELKFPVADPQGPLSKLLELGAVKQRSIEQRDTYFAHPQRSFAESNEALRIRQVGDENRITYKGPIIDQETKMRREIELPFQTGAAAGQSLRELLEILGFTPVHSVVKTRETYALTWQDRDCEICVDHIEALGTFMEVETLAEEAALGDAKETILKLAAQLGLSAPERRSYLTMLLEQKGIPRE comes from the coding sequence ATGAGTTACGAAGTCGAATTGAAATTCCCCGTGGCCGATCCGCAGGGGCCGTTGTCGAAATTGCTGGAACTGGGCGCCGTCAAGCAGCGCAGCATCGAGCAGCGGGATACGTACTTCGCCCATCCGCAACGCTCCTTTGCCGAGTCGAATGAAGCCTTGCGAATTCGTCAGGTGGGGGATGAAAATCGCATCACCTACAAAGGGCCGATCATCGATCAAGAAACCAAGATGCGACGCGAAATCGAACTCCCCTTCCAAACCGGTGCAGCGGCGGGGCAGAGTCTGCGGGAACTTTTGGAGATCCTCGGATTTACCCCCGTGCACTCTGTGGTCAAAACGCGGGAGACCTATGCTCTCACCTGGCAGGACCGAGATTGCGAAATCTGTGTCGACCACATCGAAGCCCTGGGCACCTTTATGGAAGTGGAAACATTGGCCGAAGAAGCTGCGCTGGGCGACGCCAAAGAGACCATCTTGAAATTAGCAGCACAGTTGGGCTTGAGCGCCCCGGAACGAAGGTCGTACCTCACG
- a CDS encoding leucine-rich repeat domain-containing protein, translating into MAEIPHAKNRFPRTGTLLIVAVIVIVVGGFLIVWWPHFQNQRAIAAIEDLGGKTQTETERPGWIPDKIGDDKLKPYERVWEVNLNATTVQDGDLAPLRGLTNVRDLSLDGAVVSDKGLEELQDLANAEFLTLDNAYISNNGLRHLRGLKKLKYLRLDNTRTDDTGLEHLRNLTTLRELSLENTQITDAGLVHLQALPHLKYLSLTNTRISDAGLKHLHGLTSLSYLSLAKTDVTHEGVMEIQNTLPNCYVHWKKLIEYPKRKSATVP; encoded by the coding sequence ATGGCTGAGATACCTCACGCAAAGAATCGTTTTCCACGGACCGGTACGCTGCTGATCGTGGCTGTGATTGTGATTGTCGTCGGCGGATTTCTGATCGTCTGGTGGCCGCACTTTCAAAATCAACGGGCGATTGCCGCGATTGAAGATCTGGGGGGAAAGACGCAAACCGAGACCGAGCGGCCCGGCTGGATTCCGGATAAAATCGGCGACGATAAACTCAAACCGTACGAGCGCGTCTGGGAAGTCAATCTCAACGCCACTACGGTTCAAGATGGCGACTTAGCGCCACTACGAGGCTTGACCAACGTCCGCGACCTTTCGCTTGACGGGGCGGTCGTGAGTGACAAAGGATTGGAAGAACTCCAGGATCTCGCCAATGCGGAGTTTCTGACGCTCGACAATGCGTACATCAGCAACAACGGTTTAAGACATTTGCGAGGGCTGAAGAAACTCAAATACCTCCGCTTGGACAACACAAGAACCGACGACACCGGCCTCGAGCATCTGCGTAATCTGACCACTCTCCGCGAACTGTCGCTCGAAAACACCCAGATCACCGATGCGGGCTTGGTACACCTCCAAGCTTTGCCACACCTGAAGTATCTCTCACTCACAAACACCAGGATCAGCGACGCGGGATTAAAGCACCTGCACGGTCTAACGAGTTTGTCGTATCTGTCATTGGCCAAAACGGACGTTACCCATGAGGGGGTCATGGAAATACAAAACACGCTGCCGAATTGTTATGTGCATTGGAAGAAATTGATCGAGTATCCGAAGCGAAAGTCAGCGACAGTCCCTTAG
- a CDS encoding P-loop ATPase, Sll1717 family, whose product MAKSSKKPQPVLPKDALTRVSVGHSFAEYDTLLENKWAFVNTPAMAQAVESTGEKCLFVGRRGTGKTAITRFVESNKRATIIHPQTLSSANLPDGIDKFKDTRQRPFTSIVHAFKRTLLLEFLAAWIRNGDVNEYEFVGDVKRESRLLQEEDFDFKLVAILEEYEHASKSEKEWLKYLRRVKALALGMGNLSEGIAKHRILIDRVDEDWDGSDKAIVMLMALMHAAVQLNIEVSFARTMVFCRENIFERVREIDNEFARLETWIVSLDWTRELLLQLVERRLLVPFNTRTPLGGPTWDHFFELENGVSSYEWVFEQCQHRPRDVLMYVDYAIDGARARRHNQVQIEDLHEAKKKFSDSRLKDLGDEYSENFHQIQLVLARFFGLTTCYTIAAIRDIIAALIADEQIKTACGKWIYANSAPESFIGLLFDIGFIGIRNPSANIVYRSHGARAKALPKIDDHTQIEIHPTFHDALQLRDSVLTELKDATLREVGILLDIPGSIDLVEYQDKLDSLAEELSTLPKGEKHATEYEDVVGQVIKYSLFHVLTNLEPQSPGKKGRVRRDWIAANVAHAGFWNMVRNRYGATQVVFECKNYETLDSSDFQQMGYYLSRPIGGFGVIAFRGEIKNHYYEHIQRIANQQNGNAIVVLLGDRDLRVFIRQARNGGVKDGHIQDIYDKTVRKIS is encoded by the coding sequence ATGGCAAAATCCTCCAAGAAACCGCAGCCAGTTCTGCCAAAAGACGCGCTCACACGAGTTTCGGTTGGGCATTCGTTCGCCGAGTATGACACCTTGCTCGAAAATAAATGGGCTTTTGTAAACACTCCTGCAATGGCACAGGCTGTGGAGTCCACCGGAGAAAAGTGTCTTTTCGTTGGGCGTCGAGGTACGGGAAAAACGGCGATAACTCGATTTGTAGAGTCAAACAAGCGCGCGACGATTATCCACCCGCAAACGTTGTCGTCAGCTAATCTTCCGGACGGTATTGATAAGTTTAAGGACACGCGACAGCGCCCATTCACGTCCATCGTACACGCATTTAAGCGAACACTCTTGCTTGAGTTTCTCGCCGCTTGGATTCGAAATGGCGATGTCAACGAGTATGAATTCGTAGGGGACGTAAAACGTGAGTCGCGTTTATTACAGGAGGAAGACTTCGACTTTAAGTTGGTCGCAATTCTTGAAGAGTATGAACACGCGTCGAAATCTGAAAAGGAATGGTTGAAGTATTTGAGGCGAGTGAAAGCGCTTGCGTTAGGGATGGGCAATCTCTCGGAGGGCATAGCAAAACACCGGATTCTAATAGACAGAGTTGACGAGGACTGGGATGGATCGGATAAAGCAATCGTGATGTTGATGGCGCTTATGCATGCCGCAGTGCAACTAAATATTGAAGTCTCGTTCGCTCGCACAATGGTGTTCTGCCGAGAGAATATTTTCGAGAGAGTTCGGGAGATAGACAACGAGTTTGCTCGATTGGAAACATGGATTGTTTCACTCGACTGGACTCGTGAGCTCCTTTTGCAATTGGTTGAGCGCCGCCTGCTTGTGCCGTTCAACACGAGAACGCCTCTAGGCGGTCCAACATGGGACCATTTTTTTGAATTAGAGAACGGTGTCTCTTCGTACGAGTGGGTGTTTGAGCAATGCCAACATCGTCCACGTGATGTACTCATGTATGTCGACTACGCAATTGACGGAGCAAGGGCACGCAGGCACAACCAAGTTCAGATCGAGGATCTTCACGAGGCAAAAAAGAAATTTTCTGACAGTCGACTAAAAGACCTTGGCGACGAATATTCTGAGAACTTCCACCAGATTCAGCTCGTTCTCGCCCGTTTCTTTGGGTTGACTACATGTTACACAATTGCGGCTATCCGGGATATCATAGCTGCCCTAATTGCAGACGAGCAGATAAAAACTGCTTGTGGAAAATGGATTTATGCAAACTCTGCGCCGGAGTCTTTCATTGGACTATTATTTGACATCGGTTTCATCGGCATACGAAATCCTAGTGCGAACATCGTCTACCGCTCGCACGGTGCACGCGCAAAGGCATTGCCGAAAATTGATGATCATACGCAAATTGAGATACACCCAACGTTCCACGATGCTCTTCAACTCCGAGACAGCGTGCTAACCGAACTGAAAGATGCAACATTGCGAGAGGTGGGGATCTTACTAGATATACCAGGTTCGATTGACCTTGTGGAATACCAAGACAAACTGGATTCGCTCGCTGAGGAGCTAAGTACCCTTCCCAAAGGTGAAAAGCATGCGACGGAATACGAGGATGTTGTCGGTCAGGTAATTAAATATAGTTTATTTCATGTTCTTACGAATCTTGAGCCGCAAAGCCCCGGAAAAAAGGGAAGGGTACGACGAGACTGGATTGCCGCAAATGTCGCCCATGCTGGTTTCTGGAATATGGTGAGAAACCGGTACGGTGCAACACAGGTGGTTTTTGAATGTAAAAATTATGAAACATTGGATTCGAGCGATTTTCAACAAATGGGATATTACTTATCGAGGCCGATCGGTGGTTTTGGTGTGATAGCATTTCGTGGTGAGATTAAGAATCACTACTACGAACATATCCAAAGAATTGCGAATCAGCAGAATGGAAACGCTATCGTAGTGTTACTTGGTGATCGCGACCTTCGTGTATTT